A region of Panicum virgatum strain AP13 chromosome 8N, P.virgatum_v5, whole genome shotgun sequence DNA encodes the following proteins:
- the LOC120684867 gene encoding ethylene-responsive transcription factor ERF094-like: MEHELYTSYRYPVAEPAASPGFDFGVTDGDKLLQLEAFLLDGIDDAEPAEVCSDWSPPSSSSSASNSPEVGAATGSATVGDPQHWAAGTDGTHTSDMLLQLDAFLRGTDADADADEEECSIWLSSSSPSSTEASTVSPSRKSQHQLPEADADASPGKKRPAFIGVRKRPWGKFAAEIRDSTRRGARVWIGTFDTPEAAALAYDQAAFSARGAGAVLNFPVERVRESLAALALAGGGGSPVLALKRRHSKRTRRQKASPATDSSRNPKPQQPPLAAAVPLRQATTAPMTSASQCRCGIVELGDLGDDYLEELLRVVSSSELGEY, encoded by the coding sequence ATGGAACACGAGCTTTACACCTCCTACCGGTACCCTGTAGCCGAACCAGCGGCGTCTCCCGGCTTCGACTTCGGCGTCACGGACGGCGACAAGCTACTGCAGCTCGAAGCCTTCCTCCTCGACGGCATAGACGACGCCGAGCCCGCCGAGGTGTGCTCCGACTGGTCCCCTCCATCATCGTCGTCCTCGGCCTCGAATTCGCCGGAGGTGGGAGCGGCAACGGGATCCGCGACCGTTGGCGACCCTCAGCATTGGGCGGCTGGAACGGATGGCACCCACACCAGCGACATGCTGCTGCAGCTCGACGCCTTCCTCCgcggcacggacgccgacgccgacgccgacgaggaGGAGTGCTCCATCTGGCTCTCATCCTCGTCCCCGTCATCAACCGAGGCGTCGACGGTGTCGCCTAGCAGGAAGAGTCAGCACCAGCTGCCGGAGGCGGACGCGGATGCCTCGCCGGGCAAGAAGCGGCCGGCCTTCATCGGCGTGCGCAAGCGGCCGTGGGGCAAGTTCGCCGCCGAGATCCGGGACTCCACGCGCCGGGGCGCCCGCGTGTGGATCGGCACCTTCGACACCCCCGAGGCCGCTGCGCTCGCCTACGACCAGGCCGCCTTctccgcgcgcggcgccggcgccgtcctcAACTTCCCCGTCGAGCGCGTGCGGGAGTCGCTGGCGGCGCTCGCgctcgctggcggcggcggttcccCCGTCCTCGCGCTGAAGCGGCGGCACTCCAAGCGCACGCGCAGGCAGAAGGCCTCACCAGCCACCGACAGCAGCAGGAATCCAAAGCCACAGCAGCCGCCATTGGCTGCGGCCGTGCCGCTGCGGCAGGCGACGACGGCGCCCATGACCAGCGCCAGCCAGTGCCGATGCGGCATTGTGGAGCTCGGTGACCTCGGCGACGATTACTTGGAGGAGCTCCTCCGGGTAGTATCATCGTCCGAGTTGGGAGAGTACTAG